One genomic window of Methanosarcina acetivorans C2A includes the following:
- a CDS encoding alpha-amylase family glycosyl hydrolase, producing the protein MVYETSKQLEIDSEPLLEKVYGEDKVVEMFANTLEIVERAGPECTTSLKQLEIDIKPALEKVYGEDRVDEMFANILEIIERARSERAASLKMDDLTRDCSWYKDEIMYTFYADQFGVKNKNTTNTFKDLIEMLPYLKGLGVTTLYILPFMDSPMGDAGFDVRDPQKVREDLGGIAEFDQFMAEAKKYGFKIQADLVLNHFSDQHEWFQDALNGDVSKLDYFIFRKEPPKYERSQKGTIIKYFEEDGVPPSERRIVFADASEETHYRKVDIGGKDYYLYHTFYPFQLDINWENPEVLYYVLEKIIAFWSNKGIDIFRLDAIPFLIKEKGTNAENQPGTHCIIKILSSFNQAIGPRSIFHAEACEPPKEVLKYFSKERVFNIYGGENLTRTDGVQVAYNFPYMPAIWASLITGSNEYFWNVHEETPSIPESAAWAQFLRVHDELTVEMADTGTRKIIYDALLSKGKDFKGLGISGRMANFLDKNPAKIGLAFAILLSLPGIPVIYYGDEIGAENNTNYGEEAGNKRKEVLNKINTNFCSFDSRDINRGPILKSDFYSSEKDNVIHKTVKNLIEVRKGMSVLGRGKLSRLESDNKEIFSYLIDSDDQYVIVVNNLSGEKLETSLTLSNDLVEKIDKTTGMVNLIDRGKINVCLKCKKLIVSLEPYQTLWLN; encoded by the coding sequence ATGGTATATGAAACATCAAAACAACTTGAAATAGATTCTGAACCATTATTGGAAAAAGTCTATGGAGAAGACAAAGTAGTTGAGATGTTTGCAAATACTCTGGAAATTGTTGAAAGAGCCGGACCAGAATGTACAACCTCTTTAAAACAACTTGAAATAGATATTAAACCAGCATTGGAAAAGGTCTATGGAGAAGACAGAGTAGATGAGATGTTTGCAAATATTCTGGAAATTATTGAAAGAGCCAGATCGGAACGTGCAGCTTCTTTAAAAATGGATGATCTCACAAGAGATTGCAGCTGGTATAAAGATGAAATAATGTACACGTTCTATGCAGATCAATTTGGTGTAAAAAATAAAAATACTACTAATACATTTAAAGATTTAATAGAAATGCTCCCTTATCTTAAAGGTTTAGGAGTGACAACACTATATATTTTGCCTTTTATGGATTCTCCGATGGGTGACGCAGGTTTTGATGTCCGAGACCCTCAAAAAGTTAGAGAAGACCTGGGTGGGATTGCTGAGTTTGATCAGTTTATGGCAGAGGCGAAAAAATACGGATTTAAAATACAGGCAGATCTAGTATTGAATCATTTTTCGGATCAGCATGAGTGGTTTCAAGACGCTTTAAACGGTGACGTCAGTAAACTGGATTATTTCATATTTCGCAAAGAACCACCGAAGTATGAACGCTCGCAAAAAGGAACAATAATTAAATATTTTGAAGAAGACGGAGTCCCTCCATCAGAAAGAAGGATAGTTTTTGCTGATGCCAGTGAAGAAACTCACTACAGGAAGGTCGATATCGGCGGAAAGGATTATTATCTTTATCACACATTCTATCCTTTCCAGCTTGATATAAACTGGGAAAATCCCGAAGTTCTTTACTATGTGCTGGAGAAAATAATAGCTTTTTGGAGCAATAAAGGTATAGACATATTTAGATTAGATGCTATTCCTTTTCTTATAAAAGAAAAAGGTACAAATGCTGAAAATCAGCCAGGGACCCACTGTATAATCAAGATTTTAAGTTCATTTAATCAGGCGATAGGTCCCAGATCGATTTTTCACGCTGAAGCCTGTGAGCCCCCAAAAGAAGTTCTTAAATATTTTAGCAAAGAACGCGTCTTTAATATTTACGGAGGCGAAAATTTAACCCGGACAGATGGGGTTCAAGTTGCTTATAATTTTCCGTATATGCCTGCAATCTGGGCAAGCTTAATTACAGGAAGTAATGAATATTTTTGGAATGTGCATGAAGAAACTCCTTCTATTCCTGAATCCGCTGCATGGGCTCAATTTTTAAGAGTACATGACGAATTGACTGTTGAGATGGCTGATACCGGTACCCGAAAAATTATTTATGATGCATTACTTTCGAAGGGTAAAGATTTTAAGGGTCTTGGAATTAGTGGCAGAATGGCTAATTTCCTGGACAAAAATCCAGCGAAAATCGGTCTCGCTTTTGCTATACTTCTTTCTCTTCCCGGGATACCTGTAATTTATTATGGAGATGAAATTGGAGCCGAAAATAACACAAATTATGGAGAAGAAGCTGGAAATAAGCGTAAGGAAGTTCTAAATAAAATAAATACAAACTTTTGTTCTTTTGATAGTCGAGATATTAACCGCGGCCCTATCTTAAAGAGTGACTTCTATAGTTCAGAGAAAGACAATGTAATCCATAAAACAGTCAAGAACTTAATAGAAGTGCGAAAAGGGATGTCTGTTTTAGGAAGAGGAAAATTATCCAGGTTAGAATCAGACAATAAAGAGATTTTTTCCTATCTAATAGATAGTGACGATCAATATGTGATTGTTGTAAATAATTTATCTGGAGAAAAATTAGAGACTTCTCTTACATTATCAAATGATTTAGTTGAAAAGATAGATAAAACGACAGGTATGGTAAATCTTATTGATCGTGGAAAAATAAATGTTTGTTTAAAATGTAAAAAATTAATTGTTTCTCTTGAGCCATATCAAACCTTGTGGTTGAATTAG